From a region of the Malania oleifera isolate guangnan ecotype guangnan chromosome 12, ASM2987363v1, whole genome shotgun sequence genome:
- the LOC131143833 gene encoding uncharacterized mitochondrial protein AtMg00810-like: MVMPLKLNLLKPSRHRVPSPNMRPQIRNNSKLLDNFTYKLNSEFATMDLGSLGYFLGLEITSTTDGLLHLSADGPPFLDPTLYRSFVGALQYLTITRLDIAYAISSVNQFLYFPSEDHFLTAKHILHYIKGTLHFGLTFHPSVSPSALVAYSNVDWAGCVDTRRSTFGYCIYLGDNLVSCSATK; this comes from the exons ATGGTCATGCCTTTGAAGCTCAACTTGCTGAAGCCCTCACGTCATCGTGTTCCATCTCCAAATATGAGGCCTCAGATTA GAAACAACTCCAAGCTTCTTGACAATTTTACTTACAAGCTCAATTCTGAGTTCGCTACCATGGATTTGGGTTCTCTTGGTTACTTCCTTGGTCTTGAAATTACCTCCACCACTGATGGTCTTCTT CACCTGTCCGCTGATGGTCCTCCGTTTTTGGATCCCACGCTTTACAGATCTTTCGTTGGTGCTCTTCAATATCTGACTATTACACGTCTTGATATTGCTTATGCTATCAGCTCTGTCAATCAATTTCTCTATTTTCCTTCTGAAGACCATTTCCTCACGGCCAAACATATTCTTCACTATATTAAGGGCACACTACATTTTGGCCTCACTTTTCATCCATCTGTTAGTCCTAGTGCTTTAGTCGCTTACTCCAATGTAGACTGGGCAGGATGCGTTGATACTCGTCGTTCTACCTTTGGTTATTGTATTTACCTTGGCGACAATTTGGTGTCTTGCAGTGCAACGAAATAA